The window ACGTCACCGGGGAGCTCGACAACCGGCTCGACTGGGTAGTGGATTACGCGAGCATCGACGAGGCGTGGCGCCCGCTGCACGATGCGCTGGACCACCGCTACCTGAACGAGATTCCGGGGCTTGACAACCCGACCAGCGAGGCGCTGGCGCGCTGGATCTTCGAGCGCGTCAAGCTGGTTTCGGGCAAGCTGTGTGCGGTCAGCGTGGCGGAGAACTGCGATTCTGGCTGCACGGTTCACGGGGCCGGCGCTTGAGCTTTGTGCGTAGCAATTTGCGGCTGGTCGGGCTGGGTGCGTGGACTGCGGCCATGGTCAGCTGGGCCCGGCTGCGTCAGAGCGTGCTGCCCCGGCGCGAGCGGGATGCTCTGTTTCAGCGCTACATGAGAGCTTGGGCCAAGGGGCTGCTCGATCTGTTTGCGATCGAGTTCACGATACAACCCCAGATCTGCGGGGCAGGGGGAGCGCGCCTGGTTGCCGCCAATCACCGTTCCCCCATCGACGTGGCCTTGCTTCTGCATCACTTCGGTGGTTGCTGCGTGAGTCGCGCGGACCTGGCGGGTTGGCCGATCCTCGGTCACGCGGCGCGCCGCGCCGACACGATCTTCGTGGATCGGGAGGATCGTACGAGTGGTGCCCGGGCCATACGAACCATACGCGAGCGCCTGCGTCAGGGACGAACCGTGATCGTGTTTCCTGAAGGCGGTACCTTTCGCGGCGACGAGGTCCGGCCGTTCCAGCCTGGCGTGTTTGCTGCGGCGCGCGGTCTGCAGGTCGAGGTAGTCCCGGTCGGGGTGGCTTATCAAGCCGGCTCCGAGTTCGTGGACGAGAGCTTCGTGCAGCACGTGCTGCGGATCGCGCGGCGTCGGGGGACTCGCGTCGCGCTGCGAATCGGTACGCCAAGCATGGCCCGCGGAAGCAGCGACGCGCTTGCGAGGCGCCTGCGCGCTGAAGTGCAGGATCTTGTAAGCGAAGCGCGTCAGGTATGCGACAGGTAGTTTCGCGCTGGTTTGTTCCTGGCCGCTCCCGGCCTATGCTTGGATCTACCCTTGGGACCCGCCACAACACCACCTGCCCGCCTGACAGGCTCCGATAGTGCGGTAGTGAATAACTCGGTTGCTCGTGCGTCACCCCGGACGGGTGCTCGGAAGCCGGCGCGGTGCGCTGCTGGCCACGGGAGGCGCTTGGATCCCGCCAAACCTACCAAAAAGGAACAAGAGCGATGAGACAACACCTGCTTCTGTCGAGCCTGGCGGCCGTTGCCCTTGTGGGGACGGCTGGCTGCCGCGCCCATGTGTACGCGCACACTCCGCCGGTCGTGACCGGCGCCACGTTTGTAACGACACCGGGACAGATGCTGGTGACCTCCCAGCCACCGCCGCTTCAGGTCCAGGTAGAGACACCGCCGCCGGCGCCGAGCCCGACGGCGGTCTGGGTCAGCGGGCACTGGGGATGGCATGGCGGCTGGGTCTGGATGCCAGGGCGTTGGGTCGTCGGACGAGCTGGTTGGGCCTGGACGGCGCCGGTCGTCGTGCGTCACGGCCCGTCCTGGCACTACTACCGGGGCTATTGGCGCCCGGCGCACCACGCCCCGGCGGCGGTGTATGCTCGGCCCGGCCACGTGCGCGTAAGCGTGGCTGGTGTGGTGCGAGCGGGGAGGGCACCTGCAACCCGGGCCGTGGCCGCACCTCCTGTCGTGCACACTTCGCCTCCAGCAGCCCCAAGGCCGACGGTGCGGGCCACGGTGCGCGCTCCAGCACGTCCCGTGCAAGCTGCCCCGCCGCCCCGGGTCGTGGTGCAGCCGCCGGTTGCCCGTCCATCGGTACGGGCCAACGTACGCGCACATGCCGGGGTGCGGGTTCGGGCTCCTGTCAGGGCCGCGCCCGCCCCTCGTCCGGTGGCTCCCGTTCACCGGCCGACTGTTCGCGCGGCTCCGCCCCGTCGCCCGGTCGCTCCCGTTCAGCGACCGACGGTGGGCGCACGGGTCGGTGCGCGCCCCACCGTGCCCGCGCAGCGTTCGCGGGACCGCGACCGAAGAACCGACGAGGACCCACGGACCGACGAGGACCCACGAACCGACGAGGGACGCACCTCGCGTGCCACGGGCGCACGACGGCCAACGGCACCGGCGCACCGGGCGCAGCCGGCCCCCGCCCGGGGCAGGATTCGAGCGAGCGGCAGCGTGCGTACGCGGATTCGCGTCAACCAGAAGCTCAAGACGCCCGAGGTCAAGAAGGCCCTGTAGCGGTGAAGCCTCGCACATGCGAGCGCGTCATGGTGATCGGCCTCGACTGTGCGCCGCCAGCCCTCGTCTTCGAGCGCTACCGCCATCGCCTGCCCCACCTTGACCGGCTCATGCGCTCTGGCTCGTGGGGTCCGCTGCGAACCACTCAGCCACCCATCACGGTTCCGGCGTGGGCGTCCATGGTCAGCGGGCGCGATCCAGGCGAGCTCGGCCTGTATGGGTTTCGACTGCGCGAGCCGGGTAGCTACCGGCAACGGATCGTCAACGCGCACGACGTGCCCGCGCCGCGCCTTTGGGATTGGCTAGGTCGCGCGGGCAAGAGCGTCTCGGTTCTTTTCGTGCCACCTACGTATCCACCGAGCGAGGTACACGGCGAGATGGTGTCGTGCCTGCTCACGCCGGATGCCGATTGTCCACACACCTACCCGGCCCGCTTGCAGGCTGAGCTCCGAGAGCGCTTCGGCCCCTATCGAATGGACGTGGAGGGGTTCCGTAGCCAGGACCGAGCTCGGGTGCTCGAGCAGATCTTCGCCATGACCAGGCAGCACTTCGCCGTCGCGAGGTACCTGTGGCGGACACGGGCACCGGATTTTCTGATGCTGGTGGAGATGGGACCGGATCGATTGCACCACGCGTTCTGGCCCTGTTTCGACCCCGCGCACCCCGCGTTCGCGGTTGACGGCCCCTACCGCGACGTGGCCGAGCGCTACTACGCTTACCTCGACGAGTGTGTCGGTGGCCTTGTGTCGCTTGCGGACGAACGTACGGCCGTGCTGGTCGTCAGCGATCACGGCGCTCAGCCGCTCCTCGGCGCCGTCTGCCTCAACGAGTGGCTGATGCAGGAAGGCTACCTGGTGCTGCTGGAGCCACCCGAGCGCCCGACGCCCCTTGCCGGCCTCAAAGTAGACTGGAGCCGCACCCGTGCCTGGGCGGAGGGGGGCTACTACGGGCGCGTCTACCTCAACCTGCGAGGACGAGAGCCGCACGGTCCGATCGCGCCCGAGCACTACGAGCGCGAACGCGCACTCCTGGCGGATCGTCTGCGAGCCGTACCGCAACCCGGCGCTGGGGTTGTCGGCGCGGATGTGGTGTTGCCGAGTCAGGCCTACAGGCAAGTCAGCGGCCTGCCTCCCGATCTGCTCGTATTCTTCGAGAACCTGGCGTACCGCTGTATCGGCAGTCTCGGTATGCGGTGCATCGTCACCCGGGACAACGATCGGGGCCGCGACGGCTGCAACCACGCGTGGGAGGGCATATGGATCCTGGCTGGAGCCGGCACGCAGCAGCGAGGGCGCATCGAAGGGCTCGAGATCTACGACGTGGCGCCCACCGTTTCCGCGCTTTTGGGCGTGGCCGCGCCGGACGGCATCCTGGGCAAGGATCGGAGCTAGTCTCGGCCCCGGACGCTCCGCCCAAGTGCTCCGGAATCTCTGCCCAGGTTTTGGTTTTGAGGGATCGTCAGTAGGTCGCGCATTTCCAGGCAAGCGGAGGGCAACAACGCCGCTCATCGTTCGTTCCCTTCTTCGGCTCCGTTCTGCAGTTCCGGCAGCCTCCGTCCATGCACAAGCCCCCGCATCGTTCCACGACCTCCAGATTCGAGCGCTTCACATAGTAGTAGGGCCCATCCCCTGCTGCGTTGCAGTCCACACCGAGGAGCTTTCCACAGGAACGCTCGAGCCTGCACCCGTCCCTGAACTTCTTGGCTACCCGTTTGCGCAGCTTGGCCGATTCCTTATCGCCCGGTACGTGAGGCTCGTAGTGCTCGGGCTTGCTCTTGGGAGCCCGGTGGTGCACAGCAGCCGACGGCGGCCGAGCCTGCTCGTGATCTCCGGCGGCGTGGTCTGCCGGAGCATGTTCTGCCGGCGTAGGCGCAGCCGGAACGTGAGCGGCCGAAGCGTGCTCTGCCGTGGTGGGGGCAGCAGGCTTGTGCGCAGCCGGACCGTGGGTAGCTGGTTCATGCGCAGCCACCTGATGGGCGGACCGCTCTGCGGGCGCGCCGTGTGCCGACGGCCCAGCGGCACAGGCGGCCAGCATGGCGCTGCAGCCCACCGTGAGCAGCGGGATAGCGGCCCCGAAGCGGCCTGCCGGGAGATGGCAGGCGTGACTGCGAGTAGCTTGGGAGTGAAACATCATGGGTTCCTCACATTTGGCTTCGAGAGTGTCACTACGACGGGAGACGACACGGCCCGCGCGACTATTCACCGCCTGTGCTCGCTTCTACAGGATGAGCCGCTTGGCCTCATCAGCATACCAGGGGCACGCCCGAGAGGATTCGAACCTCTGACCGTCGGCTTAGAAGGCCGCTGCTCTATCCGGCTGAGCTACGGGCGCAGTGAGTAGTTTGTGAAGTCAATGAGCGGAGCCGAGAGCGGCTGTAGCAGCAGCGTTGCTGGCTGCATCGTCTTCCGGCCGAAAGCGCACGGCGCACGGATACCACGTCCCCACGGGGGCCGGCCAGGTGATGTGCTCGGCCCGTCCCCGCTGCCTTACCGGCGTGCAAGGGTAGTTTGCGCCACGCGACGTCCCGCCAGGTTTTCTGCTCGCCGGCGTTCAGAAGACCGCGGCCAGCGAGGCTCCGAGCACGACTTCGTTTTCGTAGTCCGAGAATTGGTAGTATTCGCCTTGAACTTTGATGCGAGCGCTGAAGCCTATGCGGTAGTTCAGAGCGGGCGTGATTCGGTACACGCTGCTTCTCGCGCTCAGGGGGCTTCCTTTGGGCGCGTTGCCAAAGCGACGGAGACCGTCGACGCGCGCAAGCAGCTCGATCTCGGGGGAAAGCTCGTAGGTGAGCTCCGAATAGAAGCCATCGCGGATCTCGTACTCGGCCCAGCGATCGTTCTTGGGCCCGAACTTGAATTGGCTCGCGGGATCCGTGCCTAGCGAGATGTCCATGCGCCGGATAAGGTATTCAACGCGCAGGTCGAAGCGGCCCATGCGGGCATACAGATCGGTCCCGACGATCGTGTAGCGGTTGTGGTTCAGTGGATCGTAGGTTCCCCGCATGCCCGACACGCCGAGGGTCGTAGTGAAGTCGAGCGAAAAATCGAGGGTGGCGGTGAAGCGGCCGCCAAGAGCCGGTTGCGAGTTGTTGTCAACGTAGTAGGCCGCTCCCGAGCGCGATTCCTTGTAATTGATGCCGCCAGCCGACCCGCGCAGCCCGCCTACCAGGTAGACTGCATAGTCGAGCTCCAGCTTGTTCCCGAACCAGTGGGTTCCGTTAACCTCGATGCCGGTGTCCACATACGGCGAAGGAAGGATTCCGAGGCCGTAGTCCTCTCGATAGAGCATTTTGCCCATGGCGTAGGGCAGGGGCTTGTCGATCGTCTTGTGGTTGGCCGGATCGTGGCGCAGCGGGAAGTCCCCGAACGCGGGGTTGAAGCGCCCGATCCTCAGGTTCAGCTCGTCGGCGACGTAGACATCGATGTAGCCCATGTCCACTTCGAAGCCGTGGCAGCCGTAGCAGAGCTTGATCTGGGCTGCGATCTGCTCGCTGAAGTCAACCGACATCTTGAGCGTGACTTCGCCTATCGGGCCGTCGAAGATCTGGCGCTCGCTGCGGGCGCGCCGTTCGTCCAGCACATGCAAATAGCCGACCTGGACTGAACCCGCGATGCTGCGGTCTTGGCTCGCTGCTTCGGGCAGGGCGAGGCCGAGGGTCAGGGCCACTGCGAGCGAGCCGCACAGGGCTCCAGCGAGACCGTAGCGCTGCGCTCTTGTCTTGCTCATGTGAACGGTCCTTGTTGCGCCTCGTCGCTGCGTCGTGGCGCTTTGCCCCCGTTGGTTCGTGGCTGCGACTCCACGATAGCGACCACGCAGGCGTCGTCGTAACTAGCTTCACGATCCCGAAAGGCGCGTTTCCCGGCCTTCGGAGCCACAACACCGCCAGCGGGCGCCGGCGCTGGGGCCAAACGATCGGGATTCGTGCGGCGAGGTACCAGGATCGAGGATTCGATCGGGGCGCTCGGAGCCATGGGCTCCGGCTCCTCTCGGTTTCTGATCTCCGTGGTGTAGTAGTGCAGAAAGCGCAGGATGATCTTGGCTTCCTTGGGGTTGATGCCGCTGCCCGGCACCTTCATCATGC of the Pseudomonadota bacterium genome contains:
- the queD gene encoding 6-carboxytetrahydropterin synthase QueD, with the translated sequence MRTVLTRSYRIEAAHRLPKLPADHKCHRLHGHSFRVTLHVTGELDNRLDWVVDYASIDEAWRPLHDALDHRYLNEIPGLDNPTSEALARWIFERVKLVSGKLCAVSVAENCDSGCTVHGAGA
- a CDS encoding 1-acyl-sn-glycerol-3-phosphate acyltransferase, which encodes MVSWARLRQSVLPRRERDALFQRYMRAWAKGLLDLFAIEFTIQPQICGAGGARLVAANHRSPIDVALLLHHFGGCCVSRADLAGWPILGHAARRADTIFVDREDRTSGARAIRTIRERLRQGRTVIVFPEGGTFRGDEVRPFQPGVFAAARGLQVEVVPVGVAYQAGSEFVDESFVQHVLRIARRRGTRVALRIGTPSMARGSSDALARRLRAEVQDLVSEARQVCDR
- a CDS encoding alkaline phosphatase family protein, with product MKPRTCERVMVIGLDCAPPALVFERYRHRLPHLDRLMRSGSWGPLRTTQPPITVPAWASMVSGRDPGELGLYGFRLREPGSYRQRIVNAHDVPAPRLWDWLGRAGKSVSVLFVPPTYPPSEVHGEMVSCLLTPDADCPHTYPARLQAELRERFGPYRMDVEGFRSQDRARVLEQIFAMTRQHFAVARYLWRTRAPDFLMLVEMGPDRLHHAFWPCFDPAHPAFAVDGPYRDVAERYYAYLDECVGGLVSLADERTAVLVVSDHGAQPLLGAVCLNEWLMQEGYLVLLEPPERPTPLAGLKVDWSRTRAWAEGGYYGRVYLNLRGREPHGPIAPEHYERERALLADRLRAVPQPGAGVVGADVVLPSQAYRQVSGLPPDLLVFFENLAYRCIGSLGMRCIVTRDNDRGRDGCNHAWEGIWILAGAGTQQRGRIEGLEIYDVAPTVSALLGVAAPDGILGKDRS